Below is a genomic region from Citrobacter telavivensis.
CAATGATGTCGTTATTAACCACACCGAGAAGTTTACCAACGATCTGTCTGGCACAAGCGGTAAATACGGCCTGGGGATGACAGCAAAACTGAACGATCGGTGGTCCGCCTGGGGAGAGGTGAGCTACGAAAAAGGCCAACATATCGAGACGCCTTACAGTGGCCAGTTGGGCATCCGCTACAGTTTCTGATTGCGCTGATTAATCGTTAAATCAATATCCTCCGGCATAGCCGGAGGATATTTTTACCCCTTCTTATCCCGCACGGGCAAATTCCGCGGCTTCAACAATCAGCGCGTCATCCGGGCGCACGCCGGTGTACATCGCGAACTGCTCGACGGCCTGCAACGCAATCACTTCCGCGCCGCTGATGGTCTTTTTACCCAGCTTCCGTGCCAGCGTAATCACCGGGGTTTCCGGCGGCAGGGCGACGACATCGAACACCACGCTGGCGTTGGCGACCATTGGCTCGCTGTACGCCAGTTCATCGCTCTCTTTGCCACCGGCCATGCCAACGGGCGTGACGTTGACCAGAATGTCACAGGCAATGCCTTCCGGCAGCGGCTGCCACTGAAAGCCATACTGTTTTGCCAGCGCCGGGCCGCTGTCCCGGTTGCGAGCGGCGACGATCACATCGCGAAAACCGGCGTCGCGAAAGGCGGCAATCACCGCTTTGCCCATCCCGCCGCTGCCGCGAATCATCACCCGCGCAGCGGTGTCGAGCTGGTGGCTGGCGATCAGGCTTTTTACCGCGATGTAGTCGGTGTTGTAGCCCGTCAGCCTGCCGTCGTCATTGACGATGGTATTGACGGAATCAATCACTTTCGCCGACGGATCGACGGCGTCAAGAAACGGCATGCAGCTTTCTTTGAACGGCATCGAGACCGCGCAGCCACGAATGCCTAACGCGCGAACCCCTTTCACCGCCGCTTCAATATCTTGGGTGGTGAATGCTTTGTAGATGAAATTTAAACCCAGCTTTTCATAGAGATAGTTATGAAAACGGGTCCCAAAGTTGCCGGGCCGACCGGCAAGCGACATGCACAACTGGGTGTCGCGGTTAATCATGTTAAATCTCCTCGGCATGCGACAGTAAATACTGTTCGGCTTCCTTAGACCAAATCCCGTGATGGCGTTCCAGAATAGCGCACAGCGTGGGATCGTCAATCTGGTTGAGGGCGGTTAACGGTAATGCTTTCCCGGTATAGACCAGCTTTTTACCGCCGCCCACTTTCGGCAATTCCAGCGTGGTCTCGCCTGCGGCATTCAGTCCAAGAATGTGTGTCACCACTTTGGCCGCCTGCACTTTCTTCTCTTCAATCAGTTTGACCGCCGCGCGCATGTCGTCAGTATTTCCGCCCGAGGTGCCCACATAGTGAGTGAAGGCGTAATGTACGTCGTAGAAGTTGATCGGCGCGCTGAACTGCTTATCCTGCGGGCCGGCAAAGAAGTTCATGCAGCCGTCGGGAGCGAGCAGAGAAGAGGCCAGGGTGACCAGTTGTTCGCTCGGCACGAAGACAAAAATATCATCAAAACCGTGGCCGCCACTCAGCGTCATCAGCGTGTCGTACGAGGCATCCTGCGCGTGCAGGTAGTGGATCAACGTTTGTGGTTCAGAAGGATAGTGTTTACGGGCATAGCTCAGCTTGTCGTCGTTGGTATCGGTCACCACCAGTAGCGCCGGGTTGACTGGGCCATGCAGCGCATAGTCGATTGCCAGCAGCCCCATCGGTCCCGTCCCGCCGAGGATCAGCGTGCGACCCTGCGGACGAATCCCCATGTTGTGGTTATAGCTGCCTTCCTGCAGGTGATAGTTTGCGTTGAACGCGCCGATCACGCAGGAGAGCGGCTCAACCAGCGATCCTTCAAAGTAGGTTTCGCCTTCGTAAGCCAGCAGGCAGTCCTGCTCCATCACCACATTGGGGATCACGACGTGCGTGGCTTCGCCACCCACCCACGGGAAGGAGTAGCCGGGGCAATCCGGGCGATCCGCCAGTTGCAGGTTCGCCTGGATCACATAGCGCTGGCCGGGCTGAAACTTGTGCTGCCACTTTTTCCCCACGGCGATAATATCGCCGCAGAACTCGTGGCCGATGATGATCGGGTGGGTTGCCACATCGTCTGGCACCTTTTTATGATCCTCACCCTGATTGGCCTCTTTCCAGGAGGAGAGGCACAGGCTGTCGGTGACCACGGTTGCCAGAATTTCATCGTCCTGCATCTCAGGAAGTTCAAACGTTTCCAGGCGCAGATCGCGTTTGCCATAAAGGCGCAGAGCTGTCGTTAACATATATTCCACCTCATGTTGAGCGAGAGCCCCGGCTTACCACCGGGGCGAAAAAATCAGGACAGGAAGCCCAGTGCGTTACCGATAATCCCCAGACCAAACAGGGCGAAGATCAGCCATACCGGGTTAATTTTTTTGTTGAGCAGACGTACCATCAGCATCGTCAGGCCCAGCGCCAGCAGGCCGGGGCAGAGCTGGTCGAGGATGTTCTGCACGGTCATCGTGACGGTGCCGCCGTCCGCGCCGGGGGTTTGCGATACCACCAGCGGCACGTTGATACTGGTCCACTTGGTGACCAGCACCCCCATCACGAACAGGCCGAGAATCGATGCGCCTTCGGTCAGTTTTTGCAGCAGGTTGCCACCCATGTCGCTGACGATGTTGACTCCTTTGTTGAAGCCAATTTGCAGGCCGTACCACTTCATCGCCAGACGGACCGCGTTGAAAATAAAGAAGAACAACAGCGGGCCGAGAACGTTGCCGGACAACGCCAGCGACGCGCCGAGCGCGGCGGTGATCGGTCGCAGCGTGCCCCAGACCAGCGGGTCGCCAACGCCCGCCAGCGGTCCCATCAGGCCAACTTTGATGCCGTTGATCGCGCCATCGTCAATTTCCGCCCCGTTCGCTCGCGCCTCTTCCATGGCGGCGGTCACGCCAATCACCGGACCGCACACCGCGGGCGTGGTGTTGAAGAACACCAGATGACGCTTGAGGGCTGCCACCTGATCTTCCTTCAGCGGATACAGGCGCTTGATGGCGGGGATCATGTCGTAGCAAAAGCCCAGCCCATGAATACGTTCAAAGTTGAAAGACGCCTGCTGCAGGTTGGAGCGGACAAACATGCTAAACAGGTCAGATTTGGTCAGTTTTTTCTGTTCCATGATGGGCTCCGTTAGTCATCAAGCTGGTCAAGGGCGGTGGTGGAGGCGGTCTGCGCCTGCGGTTCGGCTTTACGCCACTGCGGGTTTAACTGGATGTAGACCAGCGCAATAATCGCGCCGACGCCGCCAAAGGCCAGCAGGCTCAGGTCGAGGTAACCACCGGCGATAAAACCGAGGAAGAAGAAGGGCATCAGGTACTTCACGCCCATCATGCGCAACACCATGGCGTAGCCGACCACCACGATAAAGCCACCGGCAATTTGCAGGCCGCGAGTGACGAATTCCGGGATGGCATTCAGCATATTGCTGACCATATCAGCACTGACAAACAGCGAGACAATCAACGCCGGGATGGCGACGCGTAGCGCCTGTACGCCCAATGCGGAGACGTGGAGGATGTCGATGGTGCGAAAACGCGCGTCTTCTGCGGCCTTATCCGCCGCATGCTGGAACACCACGGTGATAGTACGAGCGAAGACGGTCAGGACCTGGCCTGCCGCCGCCACTGGCAGCGCGATAGCGATACCGGTCGCGATGCTCTGCTGGCCGACGATCACCAGAATGGCGGAGATAATACTGGCGAGCGCGGAGTCCGGAGACTGCGCGGCGCCGACGTTCATCCAGCCAAGCGCGATCAGCTCCAGCGTCCCGCCGAGCATCACTCCGGTTTTTAAATCACCGAGGATCAGGCCAATAACCGTACAGGCAATGAGCGGGCGGTGGGTCTGAAATTCATCCAGCACGCTGCCCATCCCGGCAATACAGGAAAATATAAATATGGCGATAATTTGTAGGGTACTGATTTCCATAATGGGTCACCTTAAAGTGTGAACATCCCTGCCTGTTAAAGCATACGTACACAGGCGCTTTTATTTATTCAGCGAACGACTGTTCTTTTATTTTTTCGAGAATATTAATGGATGGATCGGAGGCGACCACGCGCAAATCCAGGTTGACGCCAAATTTATCCAGTTCGCGAAACGCATTAATATCATCGTCATCTAAGGATACGGCTTTGGTTAATTGTTTTTTACCCGGTCGCCAGGCCATGCCGCCAATATTTAAGGTGGCAATTTTCACGCCTTGCTTGACCATTGCCAGCGCATCCTGTGGGCGGGTAAATAAATAAAATACCGTTTCGTCCTGATACTGCGGATTATGATAAACCGCGACGGCTTTTTCGATATTCACCACGTTGACCTTCATCCCCGGCGGGGCGGCCTGGCGTAATAATGTCCGGCGCACTTCATCGTTATAAACCTCGTCATTACAGATAATAATCCGCTGAGCATTCGCCACCTTCGACCAGACGGTGGTGACCTGACCGTGGATCAGGCGGTCATCAATACGGGCAAGGGTAATATTCATCAGAAATCCTCTTCGGTCGTTTCCAGATGCTGCCAGACCACGCAGGTTTGTTGTGCAATGGTCGTCAGGTGTTCGCACAGTTCATCCACATTCATACTGCTCTGGTTATCCACCAGTTCCAGCGCCAGCGGCAGGGAAAGCCCGCTGATCACCCGAATATCCGGATTGCGCATCGCAAGCAATGCCGCGGCGTTCCACGGACTGCCGCACTGCAGGTCAACGGCTATCAACCATTCACTGTTGGTGTGAGTACTCACCAACTTTTCCAGCTTCGCGACGATATCGCTGGCGTTCTCGCCGGGGACAAAGGCTACCGCCTCAACGTTGGCGTCGCCGTAAACCATCTGCACCGATTCCAGCATGGCGCAGGCCAGTTTGCCGTGAGCACAGAAGATTGCATTAACCATAACGCCTCCTTAGCCGCGCGTTTTTCCGCCCGCAATGTTAGTGGTTACTCCGGTAATGTAGCTGGCGCGTTCTGACAGAAGATAACAAACGAAATCAGCAACTTCGGTCAGGCGTCCTGAGCGACCAATCGGAATGGCGTTCTTGCTATAGCCTTCGCGCAGCTGATCAACGGTGATATTGCGGGTCCAGGCCAGCGCTTCTTCATATTCCGGCGTGCGCAGTCCGGTTTTTTCCAGAATCCCGGGGGCAATGCCGACCACGCGAATACCGTGTTTACCCAGCTCTTTTGACCAGGAACGGGTGAAGCTATTCAGCGCCGCCTTCGTTGCGGCATAGCAACTCTGGCCTTCTGACCCTTCCAGCCCGCTTTCAGAAGAGACGTTAACGATAACGCCGTTACGTTGTTTCACCATCTGGCGCGCCACCGCTTGTGACATTAAGAACACGCCTTTCTGGTTGATATTGACCATTTTTTCAAATGCGGCTTCGTTTAATTCATACTTTCCAGCCGGGGCTTTTTCATCGACCAGTAGACGGGGGAAGTTAACGCCGGCGTTATTGACCAGACCGTCAATTCGGCCAAAGCGCTGGATGATTTCATCCACGGTGTGATTAACTTCTTTAGCGCTGGAAATATCCGTCGGCCAGAAGTGATAACCGTTATTTCCTTCATGTGTTGCTTCACCACCGTGAATATCTGCCATCTGGACATTCGCGCCTTGTGCTAATAACTCTTCGACAATAGCCAGGCCAATTCCGGATGCACCGCCGGTTACAATAATGACTTTGTCCTGTAGGTTTAACCACGTTTGCATAATTAACTCCCAATTTCAGAGAAGGGGATCCTGCATAAAATAAATTACGTCAGGATCAAGATGAATATATCTACTTCAATAACAATTCAGCGGTATGGCTGTTAGTGACTAAACAATTAATATATTTTCCACGTAATGCACCGAGAATACCGCTTAACTTTTCTTCACCCATTGCGATGCCGATGGAATAACGCGCCTGCTTTAATTTGTTGGTTTCGATGGAGAGTGTTTTTTCGCTCATATTGGTCTCCACCGTTACGCCGTTGGTATCGTAAAAGCGCGAGCAAATGTCTCCGGCAACCTGCCGGGCGTGCAGGTCGTCGCTTTCTTCGCTACCGTAAAATGCGTGCCAGTTTGCGCCGTCGCGAATTGCCGGAGAACCGATCCCCACCAGTGCGACATCCAGATTCTCCCAGTAGGCAGAAATCGACTTAAAGTGCTGAGACTGCATAATACCGTTACGGATCAATGGGTTTTCCAGCAGCGCCGGAAAATCGGCCAGGTGTGATTCTCCTTTCAGCTTTGCCGCCGCGCCGTAGGTCAGCGTATTGACGTGATAGCGGCTCTCAAGCTTGCCGGACGGCCCGCCGATGATCGGCACACAGATCAACTGACGTGACTGGCTGGCTGGCGACAACCCCTCGACCAGCGCGCATACCGCACGTCCCCAGGAAAAACCAATGATGTCGCCGGGTTCCAGTAAACGTTCCAGCAACTGCGCGCCATGCACGCCCATCATTGCGAGTTGTTCCTCTTCCTGCTCGCTGTCGCAGGTGATCACCACCGCCTCTTTAAGACCGAATCGTTGTTTGAGTTGCTGTTCCAGCCACAGGTTTTCGTTGTAGTCGTAGTTGATGGCAATAGTGACAATGCCCTGTTCGCGACCGCGTTTCAGCAGGCGGCTGATGGTGGTGCGATAAATCCCCAGTTCACGGGCGATCTGCGCTTGTGTCATATCCTGTTCGTAATAGAGCTGCGCTATTTTTACGATCAGGCGGATATCATCACTGTTTTCCGTCGCCATCTGTAGACTCCTGCACATTTGTGCAAATCACGAACCAGCCTTCTTGATCTGATATAACCTCATAAAAGCGGGAGTTCAAAGCAATTTTCTCTTCTTTCCACGTCCTGTACTGGCGGTTTATATTGCACATATGATGTGCGGGTCGATCGTTGTTGGCACAGATGTGCAAGTAATCCTAATGTCTTGATTCTGCTGATTTTCATTCAACAAAATTGCAGGCTAAGATCGGCGACACTTTTGTGTCGAAAGGTGTGGCGGATCACAAATAGTGCAGAGGCCATTCTGCACGATTATTTTTTATCGCCAGCAAGGTAGGGTATATTCCGCATTTATTACACAAAGCATTCAGGCTGTATCAAGGCGGCAAGGGAGCGAATCCTCTGGAGCATAGATAACTATGTGACTGAGGTGAGTGCGGGCAGCCAACGCAGAGACAGCCTGAAGGATAAAGTGTACAAAGGAGAAATTATGCTGCCCGACTCATCATCCATTCGACTCAACAAATACATCAGTGAAAGCGGAATCTGCTCGCGTCGCGAAGCCGATCGCTTCATCGAGCAAGGAAACGTCTTCATCAATGGCAAACGCGCCACCATTGGCGACCAGGTGATGCCTGGCGACGTCGTGAAGGTGAATGGTCGGTTGATTGAGCCGCGTGAAGCGGAAGATTTGGTCTTTATCGCACTGAATAAGCCGGTAGGGATCGTGAGCACCACTGAAGACAGCGAACGCGACAATATTGTTGATTTCGTTAACCACAGCAAGCGCGTGTTTCCGATTGGCCGTCTGGATAAAGACTCCCAGGGACTGATCTTTCTGACCAACCACGGCGATCTGGTGAATAAGATCCTGCGTGCCGGTAACGATCACGAAAAAGAGTATCTGGTCACGGTCGACAAACCGGTTACGGATGAATTTATTCGTGGGATGAGTGCGGGCGTGCCGATTCTGGGCACCGTCACCAAAAAGTGTAAGGTGAAGAAAGAGGCGCCGTTTGTATTCCGCATTACTCTAATCCAGGGGCTGAACCGTCAGATCCGGCGCATGTGCGAACATTTCGGTTATGAGGTGACGAAGCTTGAACGTACGCGCATCATGAACGTTAGCCTCTCCGGTCTGCCGCTGGGTGAATGGCGTGACCTGACGGATGATGAGCTAATTACGCTGTTTAAGCTTATCGAAAATTCCACTTCGGAAGCAAAACCGAAGGCGAAAGCGAAGCCGAAAACGGCGGGAATCAAGCGCCCGGTGGTGAAAATCGAAAAGACGGCGGAGAAAGAAAAATCACGCCCGGCGGCAAACGGTAAACGCTTTACCTCGCCGGGGCGTAAGAAGAAAGGGCGTTAACGTCTGCCGCGCGTTGGCGTATTCGCGGACCAGGAAAAAGAGGCCTCCGCATCCGGTTTATAAGCCTGCTTTTTCTTCAACTGACGGGCTTTTTTTGCCTCGGCTTCGCGCAAGACCATCAGCTTATCAATGTACTCTTTCTTCACGCTGTTGGTTTCTGCGTTGGTCAACTGACGACCATGCGCGATACGGGCGCGATCAAGCAGCGTTTTCAGTTCGCGCTGTTCGCGCTCGGTCATCTCTTTTTGGGTAATGCGGGGGAGTGCCATACGGGTGCCCTCTGTCTGCCAGGTGATTTCAGTGTACGGCAATACGCCACGGGCGGATAGCGCTCAGTCAGCAATACGCAGTTTTCCTGCGAAATCCTGCTGTGTATAACCCGTTGTTTTAAATCCCTTATCCGTAATGACGTGATCAATCTCTTTGAGCGTGGCGATACACATCACGCCGTCCTGACCAAATTTAGTATGGTCGGCGAGAATCACGGATTTTTTACTCA
It encodes:
- a CDS encoding shikimate 5-dehydrogenase, with amino-acid sequence MINRDTQLCMSLAGRPGNFGTRFHNYLYEKLGLNFIYKAFTTQDIEAAVKGVRALGIRGCAVSMPFKESCMPFLDAVDPSAKVIDSVNTIVNDDGRLTGYNTDYIAVKSLIASHQLDTAARVMIRGSGGMGKAVIAAFRDAGFRDVIVAARNRDSGPALAKQYGFQWQPLPEGIACDILVNVTPVGMAGGKESDELAYSEPMVANASVVFDVVALPPETPVITLARKLGKKTISGAEVIALQAVEQFAMYTGVRPDDALIVEAAEFARAG
- a CDS encoding DUF3811 domain-containing protein; this encodes MALPRITQKEMTEREQRELKTLLDRARIAHGRQLTNAETNSVKKEYIDKLMVLREAEAKKARQLKKKQAYKPDAEASFSWSANTPTRGRR
- a CDS encoding PTS sorbose transporter subunit IIA gives rise to the protein MVNAIFCAHGKLACAMLESVQMVYGDANVEAVAFVPGENASDIVAKLEKLVSTHTNSEWLIAVDLQCGSPWNAAALLAMRNPDIRVISGLSLPLALELVDNQSSMNVDELCEHLTTIAQQTCVVWQHLETTEEDF
- a CDS encoding mannose/fructose/sorbose family PTS transporter subunit IIC produces the protein MEISTLQIIAIFIFSCIAGMGSVLDEFQTHRPLIACTVIGLILGDLKTGVMLGGTLELIALGWMNVGAAQSPDSALASIISAILVIVGQQSIATGIAIALPVAAAGQVLTVFARTITVVFQHAADKAAEDARFRTIDILHVSALGVQALRVAIPALIVSLFVSADMVSNMLNAIPEFVTRGLQIAGGFIVVVGYAMVLRMMGVKYLMPFFFLGFIAGGYLDLSLLAFGGVGAIIALVYIQLNPQWRKAEPQAQTASTTALDQLDD
- a CDS encoding helix-turn-helix domain-containing protein encodes the protein MATENSDDIRLIVKIAQLYYEQDMTQAQIARELGIYRTTISRLLKRGREQGIVTIAINYDYNENLWLEQQLKQRFGLKEAVVITCDSEQEEEQLAMMGVHGAQLLERLLEPGDIIGFSWGRAVCALVEGLSPASQSRQLICVPIIGGPSGKLESRYHVNTLTYGAAAKLKGESHLADFPALLENPLIRNGIMQSQHFKSISAYWENLDVALVGIGSPAIRDGANWHAFYGSEESDDLHARQVAGDICSRFYDTNGVTVETNMSEKTLSIETNKLKQARYSIGIAMGEEKLSGILGALRGKYINCLVTNSHTAELLLK
- a CDS encoding zinc-binding dehydrogenase encodes the protein MLTTALRLYGKRDLRLETFELPEMQDDEILATVVTDSLCLSSWKEANQGEDHKKVPDDVATHPIIIGHEFCGDIIAVGKKWQHKFQPGQRYVIQANLQLADRPDCPGYSFPWVGGEATHVVIPNVVMEQDCLLAYEGETYFEGSLVEPLSCVIGAFNANYHLQEGSYNHNMGIRPQGRTLILGGTGPMGLLAIDYALHGPVNPALLVVTDTNDDKLSYARKHYPSEPQTLIHYLHAQDASYDTLMTLSGGHGFDDIFVFVPSEQLVTLASSLLAPDGCMNFFAGPQDKQFSAPINFYDVHYAFTHYVGTSGGNTDDMRAAVKLIEEKKVQAAKVVTHILGLNAAGETTLELPKVGGGKKLVYTGKALPLTALNQIDDPTLCAILERHHGIWSKEAEQYLLSHAEEI
- the rluF gene encoding 23S rRNA pseudouridine(2604) synthase RluF → MLPDSSSIRLNKYISESGICSRREADRFIEQGNVFINGKRATIGDQVMPGDVVKVNGRLIEPREAEDLVFIALNKPVGIVSTTEDSERDNIVDFVNHSKRVFPIGRLDKDSQGLIFLTNHGDLVNKILRAGNDHEKEYLVTVDKPVTDEFIRGMSAGVPILGTVTKKCKVKKEAPFVFRITLIQGLNRQIRRMCEHFGYEVTKLERTRIMNVSLSGLPLGEWRDLTDDELITLFKLIENSTSEAKPKAKAKPKTAGIKRPVVKIEKTAEKEKSRPAANGKRFTSPGRKKKGR
- a CDS encoding PTS fructose transporter subunit IIB — encoded protein: MNITLARIDDRLIHGQVTTVWSKVANAQRIIICNDEVYNDEVRRTLLRQAAPPGMKVNVVNIEKAVAVYHNPQYQDETVFYLFTRPQDALAMVKQGVKIATLNIGGMAWRPGKKQLTKAVSLDDDDINAFRELDKFGVNLDLRVVASDPSINILEKIKEQSFAE
- the manZ gene encoding PTS mannose transporter subunit IID; translation: MEQKKLTKSDLFSMFVRSNLQQASFNFERIHGLGFCYDMIPAIKRLYPLKEDQVAALKRHLVFFNTTPAVCGPVIGVTAAMEEARANGAEIDDGAINGIKVGLMGPLAGVGDPLVWGTLRPITAALGASLALSGNVLGPLLFFFIFNAVRLAMKWYGLQIGFNKGVNIVSDMGGNLLQKLTEGASILGLFVMGVLVTKWTSINVPLVVSQTPGADGGTVTMTVQNILDQLCPGLLALGLTMLMVRLLNKKINPVWLIFALFGLGIIGNALGFLS
- a CDS encoding SDR family NAD(P)-dependent oxidoreductase, whose amino-acid sequence is MQTWLNLQDKVIIVTGGASGIGLAIVEELLAQGANVQMADIHGGEATHEGNNGYHFWPTDISSAKEVNHTVDEIIQRFGRIDGLVNNAGVNFPRLLVDEKAPAGKYELNEAAFEKMVNINQKGVFLMSQAVARQMVKQRNGVIVNVSSESGLEGSEGQSCYAATKAALNSFTRSWSKELGKHGIRVVGIAPGILEKTGLRTPEYEEALAWTRNITVDQLREGYSKNAIPIGRSGRLTEVADFVCYLLSERASYITGVTTNIAGGKTRG